CCTGCGCCCACGCAAGCGCCGGGCACCACCGAAGCTGCGCCTGCACCCACTGAGGCGCCCGCGCCTACTGAAGCTCCGGCGAGCGGCGTGGATGCGATCGTCCTGAGCAAAGACAATCCAACGGAGATCTTGTTCTGGCATCGCTACTCCGGCGGAGCGCAGCAGTTCGTCGAGCAGTTCGTCGAGAAGTTCAACGCCGAGAACGAGTTCGGCATCAAGGTCACCATCGAGAAGATTGATGGTAGCTACGCCGACCTGTATAGCAAGATCAATGCCGCAATCCAAGGCGGCACACCGCCCAACATCGCGCAGGCCTATCAGAACCAGGCGTCGTTCTATCGCCTGGATGGCAACGTGATTGACCTCGCGCCGTTCATCACCAGCAAGAAGTACGGCCTGACCCAGGAGGAGATTGACGACTACTTCGCCTTCTTCCTGGAGAGCGACAAGAATCCGCAGTTCCCCGGCGAAGTGTTAGGCTGGCCGACCAGCCGCTCGGCTGCCGTACTCTACGTCAACCTGGATTGGCTGAAGGAACTGGGCGTCGAGGAGCCGCCGAAGACGCTGGCCGAGTTCGAGGAGCTGGCCTGCAAGGCGTCCGATCCGGCCAACGAGCGCTATGGCCTGGCCTGGCAGAACGACATCAGCAACTTCGCGGCGCTGGTGTTTGCCAACGGCGGGCGCGTGTTGAGCGAAGACGCTAAGAGCTACACCTTCAACAGCGAGGCCGGCGTCGAGTCGCTCTCGCTGCTCAAGCGCCTGTTCGAGAACAAGTGCGCAGTCGAGATCGCCAGCGCCGAGCGCTTCGGCGAGCAGACGCGCTTCGCCGCGCAGAAGGTGCTGTTCGTGATGGCTTCCAGCACCGGCCTGCCGTTCTACGCCGATGCCGTGGCCAAGTCCGAGAAGCCCTTCCGCTGGACATACGTGATGTTCCCGCAGAAGGACCCGGCCAAGCCGGTGGTGGACATTTACGGCGCATCGTGGTCGGTCTTCAAGAGCACGCCGGAGAAAGAGCTGGCCTCGTGGCTCTTCCTCAAGGCGTTCACCGAGCCGGAGAACATCGCGCAGTGGGCCGTGGCGTCGGGCTACATGGCTGTGCGCAAGAGCGCTGCGCCGAAAGCCATCGAGGCGGTGAAGAGCAACGAGCGCTACAAGAACTTCCCCGAGGCCGCCGAGGCCTACGCGCGCCTGTATGACATGGTAGCGTTCGGCGCGGTCGAAGCGCCTGTCGCCGGCTATGACCCCGTGCGCAAGCTGATGAGCGATGTCGTCTCGGCAGTGGCCATCAAGGGCGAGGGCGATGTGAAAGCCGCCCTGGATAAAGCCGTCGAGGACGCCAACGCGATTCTGAAGGAGAATGCGCCCGGCGGTTACTAGTCGGCCTGGATGCGTGTTCCGTAACAGGGAGGCCGTTTAGGCCTCCCTTTCTTTTCGACGCCTCGTATGACCGATCGTCCAATGCGTGGCCTCCGCCGACTTGCCGTTAGTGAGCGTTCGGCATCTCTTGTTGAAACGCATCGGGACAGCTAAACTGTGCTGCACAGGGAGGACAGACATGAGCCATCAGTTGATAGACGTTGTGGTTGCTGCGTTCGATGACGAAGCAGCCGCGACGACGGCCATGGATCGGCTGGCGCAGATGCGCGGCGAAGGTCAAATTGAACTCAAGGCGATGGCGATGGTGTGGCGCGACGAGGCGGGGCATTTGCACATCAAGGAGACGGACGACCCAGGCGCAGTGCGCGGCGCCATCGTGGGCGGCGCAGTTGGCGGAGTGATCGGTCTGCTGCTTGGTCCGTTGTTGATTCCGGCGGCTGCCGCCGGCGCGGCCATCGGCGCGCTGACCGAGAAGCTGCACGACGCCGGCATCGAGGACGCTAAGCTGGAACGACTGGGCGAAGGGCTGAAAGCCGGCACCGCCGCCGTCGTCGCGATGACCACGGCCGACGCTTCCGCCGAAGTGCAGCGCACCGTGCGCGAAGCGGGCGCGCGCGTGGTCACCGAGGGTCTGAACGAATTTACCTACCAGAAATTGGCCGCAATTTCCGAAGGGCCGGCCGCGTAGATGATCTTACAAATCGGACTGCTTTGAGCGGTTCGACCTGTCGGCGCTCACCGCTGCCAGTAACTCGGCATCATCCGGATAGTCGCCGGCGTGTTTGCTGTAGTAGGCGAAGGCGACGTGCCCATCTTCGCCGATCACGAACACCCCCGGCATCTGAAATGGGTCGCCCACCGGTTTGCCGATCGGCAACCCCTCAAACTTGCCCTCCAACGTCGCTTGTGCGCCCTTCAACCAAACTGCCGGCCCGAACAGTTGGTCGGTCGTGCCTCGCGTCAGGCCATAGGTGCGGTAAGAGATCGCCTCCGGATCGCAGAAGCAGCGCACCCCGGGCGCCCGTTCACCGCAAAAGCGCTCGGTCTCTTCGGGTCGGCCCATCGTCACTACGACGACTTGTGCACCGGCGGCTGCGATGCGCGGGTTGAGTTTGGCCAACCTGGCCAATTCCGACCGGCAGAACACTCAGCCGAAGTGGCGCAGGAAGACCAGCAAGACGCGCCCTTGCCGGAGCAGATCTGCCAGCGTGACGCACTCGCCGCTGGTTCTGGTCAGCGTGATGTTCGGCGCCAGGTCGCCCACTTGTAGCCGCGGACCGATTACAGATCGTTCACTCATCGTTATCCTTGCAATCTTAAACCGATCCTGACGATTCGCTCAGCGCCGGTGTGTCCAATCTTTGTTTGCATACTTTGTGGCGCGCAGCTCGTCGGCGCAGTGCAGCTCCTCCGCCGACAATGTGCCGACGGTGAGTTGGAGATCGAGGGCTTCGGCGAAGGCGCGCTGCCAAACATCTGCCGCTTCGTCCCACGACACCTTGCGTCCGAGCACATCCTGCAACGTCGCCGCATGGGCACGCACGCGCTCCGGCGCGGGGGCATCGTGCAAATAGGCGCAAATCTGCGCGATGTCGCCGTGCAGCGGTAGGCTACCGTGCTGTAATACACCGTCCACGCGCCGCCACTGCGCGCTCCCCACCAGCTTCCTGCCACCGCCGACGACTTCGTAGTCGCTGGGCGCTTCAAAGCACACCGGCCCTTTCGCCTTGTCCTCTTGGGCCACGCGGTTGGCGCCCACGTCGGGCACGCCCAACAAGCGCAGCGCGTGCATGATCGCTGCGGCGATGCGGCGGTATGACGTCATCACATCGCCCTCGGCGATGGGATGGGTGATGGGCAGCGAGATGCTGTAGGTCAGTTCATCGGCGTGCAGGATGGCTAGCCCACCGGTGGGCCGACGCACGATGCCGATGCCATCCGCCCGACAGCGCGCCTCGTCCACTGCGTCTATGCGTTGTGATTGGCCCAGGCTGAGGGCCGGCGGCTGCCAGCCGTAGAGCCGCAGGGTAGGGGGCTGCTGGCCGGCGCTCACCGCGCGCGAGATCGCCTCATCGCGGGCCATGTTGGTTGCGCCGTCGTGCGCACGATCGTAGATCAACCGAAATTCGAAAAGCATGGTGGGATTGGTGTCACGGGTGTCGGGGCAGTGTCGCTGGTGTCAGATAGCGTCAATGGTGTCAATGGTGTCAGTAGTGTCAACGATATCAGACACTAATGACACCGTTGACACTAACGACACTAATTCAGCCCTGCCTGCGCCAGCCGGACGAGCGTGCGCACGCCGTAGCCCATCGCGCCTTTGACCAGGTAGCCTTTGTTCTCGTTGCTGAACGTCATGCCGGCCATGTCTATGTGCGCCCAAGGATACTCGCCTTCGCCCTCGACGAAGCGATACAGGAAGTAGGCCGATGTGCCCACGCCGCCCATGCGCCCGCCGCTGTTCTTGATGTCTGCGCAGTCGCTCTTGATCTTGTCCCCGTATTCGGGATAGAGCGGCAAGCGCCACAACTTCTCGCCTTGTTCGTCGGCGGCGCGCAATACAGCGTTCGCCCAAGCGTCGTCGTTGCTGAATAGGCCGGCAGCCACGCCCTCGCCCAGCGCCACGACGCATGCGCCGGTCAGCGTAGCCAGATCCACCACGCCGCGCGGGTTGAAGCGCTTGGCGTAGTCCAGCGCATCGGCCAGAATCATGCGCCCTTCGGCATCGGTGCTGATGATCTCTACCGTCAGCCCGCTCCTCATGGTGATCACGTCGCCAGGGCGATAGGCGCGGTCGCCGGGCATGTTTTCTACGAGCGGGATCAAGCCGATGGTGCGCTGCGGGAGGTTCAGTTCGGCAATTGCCTGCATCGCGCCGAGCACCGCGGCAGCGCCGCTCATGTCGGCCTTCATACTCTGCATGTTCTCGCTTGGCTTGATGGAGATACCGCCGGTGTCGAAGGTCACCCCTTTGCCGATGAAGACCAGCGGACGGGAGTCGGGGGGTTGAAGACCGGCTCTCGACTCTCGACTCCCTTCTTCTCTGCGTGCCTCGTGTTCCAACATGACGAATCGTGGCGGATGCGCGCTGCCCTGGGCCACGGCCAGCACGCCGCCCATGTGTTCCTCGGCGATGCCGGCTTCGGTAAGCACGGTGCACTTCAGGCCGACACGCGCGGCCATCTCCTGAGCGGCCTGGGCGAAGGTTTCGGGATAGAGCACATTGGGCGCGCGGTTGATCAACGTGCGCGCCGTGTTGACGGCCTCGGCAACGATCCGGCCGGCGCGCGCGCCGGCCTCAATCTCGGCCAGTTTGCCGGCGTCGTACTCGACGACGATCAGTTCCTCGATCGCCTTGTTGTCGTCCTTCGACTTGTGCTCGCGAAACTGATATGCGCCCATCAGCGCGCCCTCTACGCTGGCCTGTGCAGCTTGGCGCGGAGATAGCCCACCGATGCCGCTGCCGTGCACGATGGTCGCAACGCGCTTGCAGCCCAGATCGCGCGCCTTGCGCACGGCCGAGCCGCTGGCCTGTCGCGCGCGGTCCGGCGTGAATGCTTCGCGCTTGCCCAGCCCAGCCACAATTACACGTGGCGCGGGGATCAAGCCGTGGGTATACACCACGGCCACTTCGTTCAGCTTACCGGTGAAATCACCCAGTTGGATGAGCCGGCTGATCGCGCCGTTGCCCGGCATCCCGTCGGACGAGCCGAGTGCCGTGTCTACTGCGCCGGTTGCGCCGCCGGGCGTGGTCACGCCCTCGAAGAGATTGACGATGATCGCGTCGGCGGCGGTCGCCTGAATCTGCTTGTTGACTACGCTGACCTTCATGATCGAGATTGTAGCGCCGGGTATGTTGTGCCGGCTACATGGGTAGCCCAGAGCACTGCCCTAGGCTACCTTGTGCATCTCGTCGGTGCACCGCGCCGATCTCTGGTCCCTGAAATTGCTTCTGGCGGGCCTGCGATCCCCCATCTTGAAACGCACCCGTTTTCCCTTCTTCAGCGTAGCGCTTCAGGAGCGCCAACGCCTGCGCCAATCGCTCGCGGTTGCGCGGATCGTTCGTCCAACGGCTGACGCCGCTGGGATGAGGCAGCGGCAGGATCGTGCGCCCGTCGCGCTCGAAGGCTTGCCCGATGGCAGCCGTGAAGTCTATGTCGTTACCCAGGAAGTGCGCCGTGGACACGCGCCCCACGGTCAGGATGAGTTTTGGTTGTATGAGTGCCAGCTCACGCTCGAGGAAGGGACGACACAGCGCGCGTTCGCGCGCGGTAGGCACGCGATCACCCTGGCCGCCCGCCGGTCCGGGGTAGCACTTGGTGATCGCCGTGAAATACCACCGGGCGCGAAATTCATCTTCGCCGAATCCGGCTTGCGCCAGCCAGCGAAACAAGACGCGTCCGGCCTGCCCGCTGAACGGCTTCCCGCGCGAGCGCGCTGCCGCAGCCGGCGCCTGGCCCACCAGCATCATCTTCGGCCACGTTGCGGGCTGGTTGACGACCACCGGCGACGGCTCGACGAAGAAGCCGGCCTCGGCGCAGGCACGGCAGGACGAAATTTCGACGTGCAGTTGCTTTAACGTCTCCAGCATCAGGGCGTGGTTGCCGGCACCGGCCGGCGCTTTGCAGCCTTGAACGCGCGCGTATAGGTGCTCTGCATCAGCACGGCGTCTTCTTCCAGGTTGGGCGTTTCGCTGAGCACGCGTCCGGCCGCGCCCAGCTCGGCCAGCGCTTTGAACAGCGCTTTGTATTGGATGTCGGACTCGGCCAGGTTGAGGTGGTGCTTCTCGCCCTTGGCGGTGTAAGCGATGCCGCTAAAGTGGACGTGCATGTGCTTGAGCCCGCGCTCGCCCAGGCCGGCAGCGATCAACCGCAAGGCATCGGCGAATTCGTCATACGAGTTGAACGAACCGTCGCCGGCCCGGGCGTGCAGATGGGCGAAGTCCACGCAAGGCAACACGTTCTCGATTTCGCGGCTCCAGTTGATGGTCTCCTCCAGCGTGCCGAGCATGGCGCTTTTGCCCATCGTCTCCGGCCGCAGGATGACGTTGACCTTCTCCTTCTTCAACGTCTCGACCACTTCGCTCAGGCGTTCGAGGCCGATGCGATAGGCGTCTTCGGGCGAGCGCTTCATGTAAGCGCCGGGGTGAAAGACGATATCGGTGGCGCCGGCCTTTGCGCCCGCGCGCGCTGCGGCCAGCAATCGTTCTCGACCGGCGGCCCACATCGCCGACGTGGCGTTCAGGTTGATGTAGTACGGCGCATGCACACTGATGGCCACGTCGTAGCGCTCCGCAGCTTCGCGGATACGCGCGCAGGCTTCATCGCTCACGCGCACGCTCTGCACCCAGGCCAATTCAAGAGCAGAGAGGCCTAACTCGCGGATGCGCTGGACGCCGCCGGCGCTGCCGCCGTTCTTCGGTGTGCTGAGCGGTGTGCCCACGGTGCCGAAGCGGAAGGGCAGGTCGAGGTGTGCGGCTTTGCTCATGGCAGAGATTGTAATGGGTGAGTTGTCGGCGGTGTCATTCGAGTGTCGTGGGTGTCGTGGTGTCAATGGCGTCAACGACGAGGTTAGCTTATCATCCTGCGGTCATGCCCATCGTTCATCAACGTTCTCCGTCGTTGCGCGAAGAGCGCGCGCTGCAGCGCGCCGGCCATCGCCTCATCGCCGGGGTAGACGAAGCCGGGCGTGGCGCTTGGGCCGGGCCGGTGGTCGCAGCTGCTGTCATTTTGCCTTTCGATCGGCGCACGTCAGCTCTGCTGCGCGGCGTGAACGACTCTAAGCAGCTCACGCCGGCGCAGCGCGTCGCCTTGCGTGAGCGCATCGAGCGCGTCGCGCTGGACTGTTCGGTCGGTAGCGCCAGCAGCGCCGAGGTTGACGCGCTCGGCATCGTTGCCGCCACCCGGCTGGCGATGATGCGCGCCGTCGTCGGGTTGCGGCTTGCGCCGGACGCACTGCTGATTGACGCCGTTGCGCTGCCGGAACTGCCCGTAGTCCAACACGCCTTCGATCACGCCGACGCGATTAGCTTGTCCGTCGCCGCAGCGTCCATCCTGGCCAAGACGGCGCGCGATGCGATCATGTGCGCCTTAGATGCGTCGGCCGTCGGCTATGGCTTTGCCGGCCACAAGGGCTATGGCACCCGCGCACACGCCGAGGCGTTGGCTCGGCTTGGCCCGTGCTGGGCACACCGTCGCACCTTCAAGCCGGTCGCCTCGCTCCGCTCCCGACTCCTTACTACCACTCTCTAATCTCCCGATCTCCAATTCCTAAATCTGACTTCTGACCCCTGATCCCCGATCCCTGAAACCATGTCCTTCACACTCGAACAATGGCTGCTCGGCGCGCTCGCTGCGTTGCTGATCGGCTTCTCGAAGACCGGCGTGCCCGGCGTCGGCATTCTGGTGGTGCCCTTGATGGCGATCGTCTTTCAGGACCGCGCTGCCGTCGGAACGACGGTGCTGTTGTTGATCTTCGCCGATCTCTTCGCAGTGTATTGGTATCGCCGCTACACGCGTTGGGATAAGTTGTTGCAGTTGATGCCGTGGGTCGCCGTGGGCATGCTGGCCGGCATGGTGACCTTGTTCCTCGTCGGCGAAGATGCCCACGGTCGCGATCAAATCAACGTGTGGATCGGCGTATTGGTGCTCGTCATGCTGGCGGTCTATCTGGCCCGGCTGAGGTGGGGCGACCGGCTGCAGCCCTCGTCGCAAGCAGGGCTTGTCGCGACCGGCAGCGCCGCCGGCTTTGCCACCACCGTGTCGAACGCCGCCGGCCCGATCATGACTATCTACATGACCAGCCTGGGGTTGCCCAAGCATGAGTTCATGGGCACGACGGCCTGGTACTTCCTCATCTTCAACGTCGTCAAAGTGCCGCTCTATCTGATCGTGATGGCACTGACACCGGAGCGTCCCTTGTTCACGAGCGAAGGGCTGATCTTTGATGCGGCGATGCTGCCGGTAATCATCGTCGGCGTGGTGGCCGGTCGCTGGGTGTTGCCGCGTGTCCCGCAAGGCGTGTTCAACAGTTTGGCGCTTGGCTTGGCTGCAGTCGCGGCGCTACGCCTGATCTGCGGGTGAATGGGTCATTTTCTGCTTGCAATCTCATAGCCAATACTGTTACGATGTGCCAAAATCTTGCGTAAAATAAGCTCGGTGGAGCTTGACCGGGAATTCCATCATCGCTTTGCCCACCATCAACCGGCCAAAGTGCGTGTCTCGGTCTCCGCGTTGCATGGGCAATCCGCAGTGCAGCGCGTGTTGGATAGATCACCTAGGGGGAGCTATGAATCTCAAGCAGCATATCCTTCGCCCGGTCGTGGCGGGGATGTTGGCCTGCGTTGCCGCAGCGTGGGTCGCATCGCCGGCGCGCCAAGTCCACGCGACTACGGACTGGTATGTATCCACTGCCGGCTCGGATGCGCCGGGCTGTGGCTCACCGGCCAACCCATGCCGGTCCATCACCTACGTCCTGACGAACGTGCCCGACTTCGCCGACGGCGACGTGATCCGCGTTAGCGGAACACTCTCTGAGAACGTGCACCTCAACCGTTCTGCGGTAGTCGTGGGGCAGACGTCCGACGCGACCATCCAGGCTTCCGGCGTCGGCAGCGTGATCCGCGTCTCTGCGGGGGTGAGTGTGACGCTCAGTGGGTTGACGATCAGAAACGGCAATGCCGATGACGGCGGCGGCATTCGCAACGAGGGCACGCTCATCGCCAACCATGTGGTCGTCACTGCCAATCTGGCATCTAACACCGGCGGCGGCATCTACAACGCCGGCACGCTGACAATGACCCATGGCAGGATCACCGACAACCGAGTGGCGAGTGGAGGTGTAGCCGGCGGCGGCATCGAGAACACCGGCGAATTGTTCTTGTCGGATACCGTCGTCGAGCACAACAAAGGCGCTATCTACGGCGGCGGCATTGAAAATTTCGGCGGCCAGGCCAGTCTGGTCCGCGTGGCCATTCGCAAGAATGAGGCGGCCAGCGGCGCCGGCATCGAGAACGGCAGTGGTGGCTTGCTTGTCGTCGAGGCTTCGGCCGTTATCGAGAACGCTGCCAGCAACCAGGGCGGAGGGATCAACAACAGCGGCGCACTGGTGTTGCGCAACGTCACGCTGAGCGGAAACTCATTATTGGCCGGGCCAGGGGCGGGACTGCAAAATACGAGCGGCGGGAGCGCTTCGCTCAGCTTCGTCTCCATCGTCAGCAACACCATCAAGAACATATCGGGCGCCGACGCGAGCGGGCTGTCCGCTGTCGGTAGCGCTGTCGCGCTGACTGCGACGGTGATCGCCTACAACGCAGCCAAGAATTGCCACGCCGGTAGCGGTGGCGTATTCCAGTCCTTCAACTACAACGTCAGCAGTGATGGTCAGTGCGGCTTTCTCACCCAGCCACAAGACGCATCCAATGTGAACCCGAAGCTGGCACCGCTGAAGTTCGGGAGCGGCACGTACACTCACGCGCCGCTGCAGGGCAGTCCATTGCTCGACGTCGTACCCCCTGGGGCGTGCTTGTCCGTGGATCAGCGCGGCGTGGCCCGACCGCAGGGAGCGAAATGCGACGTCGGCGC
The window above is part of the Candidatus Roseilinea sp. genome. Proteins encoded here:
- the rnhB gene encoding ribonuclease HII — its product is MPIVHQRSPSLREERALQRAGHRLIAGVDEAGRGAWAGPVVAAAVILPFDRRTSALLRGVNDSKQLTPAQRVALRERIERVALDCSVGSASSAEVDALGIVAATRLAMMRAVVGLRLAPDALLIDAVALPELPVVQHAFDHADAISLSVAAASILAKTARDAIMCALDASAVGYGFAGHKGYGTRAHAEALARLGPCWAHRRTFKPVASLRSRLLTTTL
- a CDS encoding ABC transporter substrate-binding protein, with product MTRKLIPLMAVMAMLMAACAAPAAPAPTQAPAAPVATEAPAPTQAPGTTEAAPAPTEAPAPTEAPASGVDAIVLSKDNPTEILFWHRYSGGAQQFVEQFVEKFNAENEFGIKVTIEKIDGSYADLYSKINAAIQGGTPPNIAQAYQNQASFYRLDGNVIDLAPFITSKKYGLTQEEIDDYFAFFLESDKNPQFPGEVLGWPTSRSAAVLYVNLDWLKELGVEEPPKTLAEFEELACKASDPANERYGLAWQNDISNFAALVFANGGRVLSEDAKSYTFNSEAGVESLSLLKRLFENKCAVEIASAERFGEQTRFAAQKVLFVMASSTGLPFYADAVAKSEKPFRWTYVMFPQKDPAKPVVDIYGASWSVFKSTPEKELASWLFLKAFTEPENIAQWAVASGYMAVRKSAAPKAIEAVKSNERYKNFPEAAEAYARLYDMVAFGAVEAPVAGYDPVRKLMSDVVSAVAIKGEGDVKAALDKAVEDANAILKENAPGGY
- the pepA gene encoding putative cytosol aminopeptidase translates to MKVSVVNKQIQATAADAIIVNLFEGVTTPGGATGAVDTALGSSDGMPGNGAISRLIQLGDFTGKLNEVAVVYTHGLIPAPRVIVAGLGKREAFTPDRARQASGSAVRKARDLGCKRVATIVHGSGIGGLSPRQAAQASVEGALMGAYQFREHKSKDDNKAIEELIVVEYDAGKLAEIEAGARAGRIVAEAVNTARTLINRAPNVLYPETFAQAAQEMAARVGLKCTVLTEAGIAEEHMGGVLAVAQGSAHPPRFVMLEHEARREEGSRESRAGLQPPDSRPLVFIGKGVTFDTGGISIKPSENMQSMKADMSGAAAVLGAMQAIAELNLPQRTIGLIPLVENMPGDRAYRPGDVITMRSGLTVEIISTDAEGRMILADALDYAKRFNPRGVVDLATLTGACVVALGEGVAAGLFSNDDAWANAVLRAADEQGEKLWRLPLYPEYGDKIKSDCADIKNSGGRMGGVGTSAYFLYRFVEGEGEYPWAHIDMAGMTFSNENKGYLVKGAMGYGVRTLVRLAQAGLN
- a CDS encoding hypothetical protein (possible pseudo, internal stop codon), with translation MGRPEETERFCGERAPGVRCFCDPEAISYRTYGLTRGTTDQLFGPAVWLKGAQATLEGKFEGLPIGKPVGDPFQMPGVFVIGEDGHVAFAYYSKHAGDYPDDAELLAAVSADRSNRSKQSDL
- a CDS encoding uracil-DNA glycosylase; protein product: MLETLKQLHVEISSCRACAEAGFFVEPSPVVVNQPATWPKMMLVGQAPAAAARSRGKPFSGQAGRVLFRWLAQAGFGEDEFRARWYFTAITKCYPGPAGGQGDRVPTARERALCRPFLERELALIQPKLILTVGRVSTAHFLGNDIDFTAAIGQAFERDGRTILPLPHPSGVSRWTNDPRNRERLAQALALLKRYAEEGKTGAFQDGGSQARQKQFQGPEIGAVHRRDAQGSLGQCSGLPM
- the lipM gene encoding octanoyltransferase LipM codes for the protein MLFEFRLIYDRAHDGATNMARDEAISRAVSAGQQPPTLRLYGWQPPALSLGQSQRIDAVDEARCRADGIGIVRRPTGGLAILHADELTYSISLPITHPIAEGDVMTSYRRIAAAIMHALRLLGVPDVGANRVAQEDKAKGPVCFEAPSDYEVVGGGRKLVGSAQWRRVDGVLQHGSLPLHGDIAQICAYLHDAPAPERVRAHAATLQDVLGRKVSWDEAADVWQRAFAEALDLQLTVGTLSAEELHCADELRATKYANKDWTHRR
- a CDS encoding anion permease; amino-acid sequence: MSFTLEQWLLGALAALLIGFSKTGVPGVGILVVPLMAIVFQDRAAVGTTVLLLIFADLFAVYWYRRYTRWDKLLQLMPWVAVGMLAGMVTLFLVGEDAHGRDQINVWIGVLVLVMLAVYLARLRWGDRLQPSSQAGLVATGSAAGFATTVSNAAGPIMTIYMTSLGLPKHEFMGTTAWYFLIFNVVKVPLYLIVMALTPERPLFTSEGLIFDAAMLPVIIVGVVAGRWVLPRVPQGVFNSLALGLAAVAALRLICG